The Aerosakkonema funiforme FACHB-1375 genome segment ATTGATAGAATAATTGCAGTTGCCCTCCATTTGATCGATCCTCAACATTTAAGAAATTGGTTCACTCGTTGCTGTTACTGTACCTCATAACAGCGGGAACCGCTGTAAATGCAGCTTCCGTAGCTGTGAGCGGCAATGGGGCTTCAATTCAAGTGCAAGGACGGCAAATATCCCTACGCGATCGCTCAAGAATCTTAACCATCAGCGAAGGGAACGAACAGGTAGGAAATTTAACTGTTTTTGCTACAGATGCTATAGAATTAACAGATCTCGAACCCCAAGGTGATTTTCGCAGCGGTTTATTTGCTTTAGTGAATAAAGGAGCTAGCGGAAACGGCGGCAATTTAACGGTACAAGCCAATAATTTAATTGTAAATGGAGGAGAAATAAATGCTTCTACTTTGGGTGATGGGAATGCAGGCAACCTTTCTATTCGTGTTGGAGAATTGATTAAATTAACTGGTACTGAAAGCCCAAATAATTCTTTTAGCGGTTTGTTTGCCCAAGTATACCCAGGTGCAACTGGAAAGGGGGGAAACTTAGATATTGAAACAAGACAATTGGCGATCGAAAAAGTAGCGCAAATATCAACCACTACTGCTGGCGATGGGCAAGGTGGAAACCTTACCGTTCGTGCTTCCGATTCAGTAGAAGTGATGGGAACAACATCTGATGGATTTTTTGCAAGTGGGATCTTTGCACAGGCACAAGGTACGAAAAATAGCGGTAATATAATAATTGAAACAGAGCGCTTAATCCTAGCAGATGGAGGAATAATATCAACTGCTACTTCTGGAGTTGCCAATGCAGGAGATTTACAAATAAAAGCTTCTGAGTTAGTCGAAGTAAGGGGAAGTAGTGGCATATTTAGCCAACCTGACTATACAACCAATGATAATAACGAAATTGTGCCAGCAACGGGAAATGCTGGTAATTTAACTATTGAAACCAAAAATTTGTTAGTGCAAGATGGCGGACAAATATCAACTGCGGCATTATTAGGAAATGGTGGCAATTTGACTGTCCGCGCTTCGGAATCTATCCAATTAATAGGAATATCACCTGGAGATTTTCCTACGCCCAGTGGTTTATTTACTCAGGTTGAGCCAATCCGAGGAGAAGATGGCGCGGTTTTAGTACCAGCAACGGGAACGGGAGGAAGTTTAAATATTGAAACAAGACAATTAATAGTGCGAGATGGAGCGCAAGCATCAGCTGGTACTCGTAGTGAGGGACAGGGAGGAACTTTAACCGTAAATGCCTCTGAATCAATCCAATTAATTGGAAGTCAAGGAGGGTTTACCAGCGGTTTATTAGTTCGCAGTCGAGATGGTTCTGGTAATGCTGGAAATTTGGATATTAATACTCCAAATTTGATAATTAGTAATGGCGCTACGGCTACTGTAAGCAGCAGTCAAGCTTCAGGAACTGCGGCTGCTGGCAACCTGACAGTTAATGCTGATAATATTCAATTGGAAAATGGAATTATTACAGCTGAAA includes the following:
- a CDS encoding S-layer family protein, with translation MVHSLLLLYLITAGTAVNAASVAVSGNGASIQVQGRQISLRDRSRILTISEGNEQVGNLTVFATDAIELTDLEPQGDFRSGLFALVNKGASGNGGNLTVQANNLIVNGGEINASTLGDGNAGNLSIRVGELIKLTGTESPNNSFSGLFAQVYPGATGKGGNLDIETRQLAIEKVAQISTTTAGDGQGGNLTVRASDSVEVMGTTSDGFFASGIFAQAQGTKNSGNIIIETERLILADGGIISTATSGVANAGDLQIKASELVEVRGSSGIFSQPDYTTNDNNEIVPATGNAGNLTIETKNLLVQDGGQISTAALLGNGGNLTVRASESIQLIGISPGDFPTPSGLFTQVEPIRGEDGAVLVPATGTGGSLNIETRQLIVRDGAQASAGTRSEGQGGTLTVNASESIQLIGSQGGFTSGLLVRSRDGSGNAGNLDINTPNLIISNGATATVSSSQASGTAAAGNLTVNADNIQLENGIITAETKSGQFGNVELVAKNIILGNNSEITTSATGTATGGNINIDTENLVAFPGGNSDIKANAEENFGGRVTINTQGIFGTEYRNEPTLFNDITASSSLGPLFSGTVQINTPDVDPANGIARLPQNTAPPRIPQGCRATGRGNRSGFFVTGLGGVPPSPNDVLNRDAFWDDLRHLQAVNRPISAQVPQQKKADSVPMVEASGWLINDNGEVVLVAQLPNSKPDISWLSANNCVANPNQ